In one window of Lewinella sp. 4G2 DNA:
- the ccsA gene encoding cytochrome c biogenesis protein CcsA — translation MQEIQYIGEHLGPRYVGHLALLIAFFAAFLSTVSYFIGTRFRDERLYGGKWARLGQLSFLVHGAAVFTVIGTIFYAMLNQYYEYNYVSSHVSGDLQQRYIFSAFWEGQEGSFLLWMFWHVILGYVLMVTARKFERPVMTVIASVQLVLASMILGVHFGFGDYLVKIGSSPMLLLRETIAAPIFQQADYVSLLKGSGLNPSLQNYWMTIHPPTLFLGFASTIVPFSFAIAGLWLKDHKGWLRPALNWALFSGGILGIGILMGAAWAYEALNFGGYWAWDPVENTSLVPWLLLIAGIHTNLIARATGQGIRATYMFYLGTFVMIIYSTFLTRSGVLGDTSVHAFTEMGLEAQLLFFLLFYVFLSIGMMAYRWASVPAPEKEESVSSREFWMFVGSLVLFMSAALMTGATSLPVYNEIRQYFDPVFDGIVLTDPEEHHNRFQIWIGIFIGIISGVAHFLRWRERDFSKHYKSFLLHTGGAVAGTVLMGWLTLQWIDAGPWQYKAMLFSGWFAVITNLDYLIQFARKDTKVFGSSLSHIGFGLMLLGILASGANKRIISNNQFLMEGLSADDELKRTTIILIEDEPMVMENYELTLRGDTIDGYNRTYFVDYRKMDAAGRVIEEFQLEPNLLYDKKFENIAITNPSTKRYWDKDIFTVIMSLPAEEQSIKEKEAKEDSLQYNVYNLAVGENLVFKDTLEIRQPDTFMVRPFEMELTNFSRSPRHPDYVAEAGDIGVSASVNVSRYDADTTFPAQVALVLREGLLYHYPAQINEISTRVKIDESIFSQLLVPEDSLNYQEIKVKPGEQFKFGDLDVTLRRFQPQPKVDHYQSVEGDIAVSAVLDVTQNGEPVAELQPVFIIRDNSPSRVRDENRKLGLYANLVNLDPQTSEATLLVAQSEARGEISVPIAVATKSDRSDWLALQAIEFPGINLFWIGTIAMMLGLLINMVLRIREKRRRATAA, via the coding sequence ATGCAAGAAATCCAATACATCGGTGAGCACCTCGGCCCCCGCTACGTCGGCCACCTGGCGCTACTCATCGCATTTTTTGCCGCTTTTCTCAGCACCGTCAGCTACTTCATCGGTACGCGCTTTCGCGACGAGCGTTTGTACGGAGGCAAGTGGGCCCGGCTCGGGCAGCTAAGTTTTCTCGTTCACGGCGCGGCCGTCTTCACGGTGATCGGAACGATCTTTTACGCGATGCTCAACCAGTACTACGAGTACAACTACGTGAGCAGCCACGTTTCGGGGGATCTACAACAACGCTACATTTTCTCCGCCTTCTGGGAAGGCCAGGAGGGCAGCTTTTTGCTGTGGATGTTCTGGCACGTTATTCTTGGCTACGTCCTGATGGTCACGGCGCGCAAGTTTGAGCGGCCGGTAATGACGGTCATTGCTTCGGTTCAGCTGGTGCTAGCGAGTATGATCCTGGGCGTTCACTTTGGCTTTGGGGATTACCTCGTCAAGATCGGTAGTAGCCCCATGTTGCTGCTACGCGAAACAATCGCCGCCCCCATCTTCCAGCAGGCGGATTACGTGTCGCTGCTCAAGGGAAGTGGCCTGAACCCCAGCCTCCAGAATTACTGGATGACGATCCACCCGCCCACCCTTTTCCTCGGCTTCGCCAGTACGATCGTGCCCTTCTCCTTTGCGATCGCCGGTCTTTGGTTGAAGGACCACAAGGGGTGGCTAAGGCCGGCCCTCAACTGGGCACTCTTCTCCGGCGGCATCCTTGGCATTGGCATCTTGATGGGCGCCGCGTGGGCCTACGAAGCCCTTAACTTTGGGGGGTACTGGGCCTGGGACCCGGTGGAGAACACCAGCCTCGTCCCCTGGCTACTGCTCATCGCGGGCATCCACACCAACCTCATCGCCCGGGCTACCGGGCAGGGGATCCGGGCGACCTACATGTTCTACCTGGGCACTTTCGTGATGATCATTTACAGCACCTTTCTGACGCGTTCGGGAGTACTGGGTGATACGTCGGTACACGCCTTTACGGAGATGGGTCTGGAGGCACAATTACTCTTTTTCCTGTTATTCTACGTGTTCCTGAGCATCGGCATGATGGCCTACCGTTGGGCCTCCGTACCCGCGCCGGAGAAGGAAGAAAGTGTTTCCAGCCGGGAGTTCTGGATGTTCGTAGGTAGCCTCGTACTATTCATGTCCGCCGCACTCATGACGGGCGCGACTAGCCTGCCGGTTTACAATGAGATCCGCCAGTACTTCGATCCGGTTTTCGACGGCATCGTACTTACGGACCCCGAAGAACACCACAACCGCTTCCAGATCTGGATCGGTATTTTTATCGGCATCATCTCCGGCGTGGCCCACTTTCTGCGCTGGCGGGAGCGGGACTTCTCCAAGCACTATAAGTCTTTTCTCCTCCATACCGGTGGCGCTGTCGCGGGTACCGTGTTGATGGGTTGGCTGACGCTGCAGTGGATCGACGCCGGCCCCTGGCAGTACAAGGCGATGCTCTTCAGTGGGTGGTTCGCCGTGATCACGAACCTGGATTACCTAATCCAATTTGCCCGGAAGGATACGAAGGTCTTCGGTTCCTCCCTCAGCCACATTGGGTTCGGCTTGATGCTGCTTGGTATCCTCGCCAGTGGAGCGAACAAGCGGATTATCTCCAACAACCAGTTCCTGATGGAAGGCCTTTCTGCCGACGACGAACTGAAGCGAACCACCATCATCCTCATTGAAGACGAGCCGATGGTGATGGAGAACTACGAACTCACCTTGCGTGGCGATACCATTGATGGGTACAACCGCACCTACTTCGTCGACTACCGGAAGATGGACGCCGCCGGCCGCGTCATCGAGGAGTTCCAACTGGAGCCCAATCTGTTGTACGACAAGAAATTTGAGAATATCGCCATCACCAACCCCAGCACGAAGCGTTATTGGGATAAGGACATCTTCACGGTGATCATGTCCCTCCCCGCCGAGGAACAGAGCATTAAGGAAAAGGAAGCGAAGGAGGATAGCTTGCAGTACAACGTCTACAACCTGGCCGTTGGCGAAAATTTGGTTTTCAAGGATACGTTGGAGATCCGCCAACCAGACACCTTTATGGTCCGGCCCTTTGAAATGGAGTTGACCAACTTCAGCCGTTCGCCGCGCCATCCGGATTACGTGGCGGAGGCCGGTGACATTGGCGTCAGTGCGAGTGTAAACGTGAGTCGTTACGATGCGGATACCACCTTCCCCGCCCAAGTGGCGCTGGTACTGCGGGAGGGTCTGCTTTACCACTACCCCGCCCAGATCAACGAGATCAGTACGCGCGTGAAGATTGATGAATCCATCTTCAGCCAGCTCCTGGTGCCGGAGGATTCCTTGAACTACCAGGAGATCAAAGTGAAGCCGGGCGAGCAGTTCAAGTTTGGGGATCTGGACGTTACCCTGCGCAGATTCCAACCCCAACCCAAAGTTGATCACTACCAATCCGTTGAAGGCGACATTGCCGTCAGCGCGGTGCTGGACGTAACCCAGAACGGTGAGCCCGTGGCTGAATTGCAGCCAGTCTTTATCATCCGGGACAATTCACCCAGCCGGGTACGGGATGAGAACCGAAAGTTGGGCCTCTACGCCAACCTCGTCAACCTGGACCCGCAAACGAGTGAGGCTACCCTCCTGGTGGCTCAGTCCGAAGCGCGGGGAGAGATTTCCGTTCCCATCGCCGTAGCTACTAAATCTGACCGTTCGGACTGGCTGGCACTGCAAGCCATTGAGTTCCCGGGCATCAACCTGTTCTGGATCGGCACGATTGCGATGATGCTGGGCTTGCTCATCAATATGGTCCTCCGCATCCGGGAGAAGCGGCGGCGCGCGACGGCAGCTTGA